The genomic segment TTTCAGCGCGGCATCGGCATCAACGCCTTGCATATCACTGCGCAGCTGCAAACGCGTGATTTCTCCCAACGCAATACCGCGATAGCGAATTTCGCTACCCGTCGTTAATCCTTTCGCGTTCTGCAAATGCAATCGAACAGCAACACCGGCGTTGGCTGCCGTTTCTTTGCTGCTAAACAAACGAAAACTATCATCAATTGCCACGCGCGCATTTTTTTGTTCAATTTTATTTTCTTCACTTGTTTGATCAAAAGCATCAAACGCAATACCGCCTGATAACATCTGTGGCACAGATCCCACGCGCACCGTAGCGCCACTCAAACCCACGCGCATATCTAATGCACCTGCACGCCAAAAACGCGTATCCGCTCGAACCGTTTTTTTATGATCGGCGGCAATATAAATACGAATTTGTACGCGTTTGCCATCAGCGCTGTGCCGTATTTCTTGCACGGAACCAACCGATAATCCGCGATACAACACCGGCGCTCCCACACTGATGCCACTAGCATCATCGGCATCTAGCAAGAGGTGTAAACCGGGTAATGCGTTGGGTGATACTGTCGTTGCTTGTTGCTCGTTATCAAATAATGCAAAGCTGTGACCGTCGTGAATATCTTTATTTGACGCACGGCTGTCCGGCGTATCAAAAGCAATACCGCCCGCTAACATTGACACCATGGAAGTTGTGCGCACTTGAATACCGTTTTGCAAACTCGCGTTGGCGTGCACGCCGCTGGCATTCCAAAAACGACTGCTGTCATTCACGAGATAACGGTATTCCGGTTTGATCAATACATGAAGATCAACTTGATCTCGCTTTAGCTCACTGTTTTGTACGACGCCTACCACAAACTCGCGGTAATACACCGGCGCACCACTGCTAACAGAACCTGCAACAGGGGATGTCAAACGCAAATGCAAACCTGGCTCACTAAAATCCATCGCATCAGGGCCTGATGCTGCAATAAACTCATAATCTTGCGCTGATTTTCCTGTCGTGTCTGGCGTAAAAGCGAGATACGCACCGCCAGAAGTTAATGCATCCAATCCCGTAATGCCGGTGACAGAAAATTGTGGGCGCACCAACCAAAAGCGCGTTTTATCCGTGATAAATGATTCAAAACGCGGGTCGATGCCAAAACGCCCTATCACTTTATCATCTTCATTCCTGTACCAAACATCGCGCAATTTCCCGACGGGAATACCTTTATATAAAACTTTTGTTGTGTTTTTAACTAAGCCTTCTGCCGAAAGGAACCGTATATTGACGAAGGTGCTGGTTTCAGCCGCCTCATAATCTTGGTACAGCGTAAAATCGTCGCCATTTTTTGCCAGCGGCGTATCGTCTTTATCTTTTGGCAAACTCATATTGATACCGCCCACCAGCATACTAGCCACTGAGTCTGTTTTAACTTGGATACCGCTCAAA from the Pseudomonadales bacterium genome contains:
- a CDS encoding MlaD family protein, giving the protein MENSALPTPTVTKKKYIAYIWLLPVIALLVGVWLVWRSLLDIGPTITVEFENGEGIVANQTPVKHKGITVGIVRELHVKDDMSGVLVDIEVDKAVAKKYGGVPKESQFWLVQPQISLGGISGIGTIFSGNYIGVQLPSTQLSGDIATKFSAFTVPPPLPDSAPGLHIQLRTDRLGSLGAGAPIFMRQIKVGYIQTAAMMPDGSGVEVSAYILPEFSKMVHKNTRFWNASGVQVNMSLSGIQVKTDSVASMLVGGINMSLPKDKDDTPLAKNGDDFTLYQDYEAAETSTFVNIRFLSAEGLVKNTTKVLYKGIPVGKLRDVWYRNEDDKVIGRFGIDPRFESFITDKTRFWLVRPQFSVTGITGLDALTSGGAYLAFTPDTTGKSAQDYEFIAASGPDAMDFSEPGLHLRLTSPVAGSVSSGAPVYYREFVVGVVQNSELKRDQVDLHVLIKPEYRYLVNDSSRFWNASGVHANASLQNGIQVRTTSMVSMLAGGIAFDTPDSRASNKDIHDGHSFALFDNEQQATTVSPNALPGLHLLLDADDASGISVGAPVLYRGLSVGSVQEIRHSADGKRVQIRIYIAADHKKTVRADTRFWRAGALDMRVGLSGATVRVGSVPQMLSGGIAFDAFDQTSEENKIEQKNARVAIDDSFRLFSSKETAANAGVAVRLHLQNAKGLTTGSEIRYRGIALGEITRLQLRSDMQGVDADAALKSEALPLLNTGARFWKVEPRVGLTNTQNLDAVFGSYLEFLPGRGDPAREFKVTIQTPVTTALSDGLNVRVVAQQLGSLQVGNPVLYRQVPVGTVLGSDLSADGKQVYIYLNIYSQYANLVRANSRFWNASGIEVKAGLFSGINIRTETAETILAGGIAFSSSNEASPIAKEGDSFVLNDKP